The following proteins are encoded in a genomic region of Candidatus Rokuibacteriota bacterium:
- a CDS encoding enoyl-CoA hydratase/isomerase family protein produces MAYADVLYEVKSSIAWVTINRPDKGNTFRRQTVIELIQALNEARNDTQVRVVVLTGAGDRFFCLGGEKEANDGLLHYHNVPPVVDLYTLIDLMPVPVIAMVNGFAVGGGNVLANMCDLTVASEQASFRQVGPMMGSYDAGFGTWYLEDAVGRKRAREIWYLNRKYSAKEAQALGLVNEVVPHAELRARTEALCEELKQRGPQALAALKAAFHARHNGVTGLSRMAIDHLVANYYHTAEAKEMGRAFNAKDKPSPDTFYR; encoded by the coding sequence ATGGCGTACGCGGACGTGCTGTACGAGGTGAAGAGCAGCATCGCGTGGGTCACCATCAACCGGCCCGACAAGGGCAACACCTTCCGCCGGCAGACGGTGATCGAGCTGATCCAGGCGCTCAACGAGGCGCGCAACGACACGCAGGTACGCGTCGTGGTCCTCACCGGCGCCGGCGACCGCTTCTTCTGCCTCGGCGGCGAGAAGGAGGCCAACGACGGCCTGCTGCACTACCACAACGTGCCGCCCGTGGTGGACCTCTACACGCTCATCGACTTGATGCCGGTGCCGGTGATCGCCATGGTCAACGGCTTCGCGGTGGGCGGCGGCAACGTGCTGGCCAACATGTGCGACCTCACGGTGGCCAGCGAGCAAGCGAGCTTCCGCCAGGTAGGTCCCATGATGGGCTCCTACGACGCGGGCTTCGGGACCTGGTACCTGGAGGATGCCGTGGGACGCAAGCGGGCCCGGGAGATCTGGTACCTGAACCGCAAGTACAGCGCCAAGGAAGCCCAGGCCCTGGGCCTGGTCAACGAGGTGGTGCCGCACGCCGAGCTGCGGGCCCGCACCGAGGCGCTGTGCGAGGAGCTGAAGCAGCGCGGGCCGCAGGCCCTGGCGGCGCTCAAGGCCGCCTTCCACGCCCGCCACAACGGCGTCACGGGCCTGAGTCGCATGGCCATCGACCACCTGGTGGCGAACTACTACCACACGGCCGAGGCCAAGGAGATGGGGCGCGCCTTCAACGCCAAGGACAAGCCGAGCCCCGACACGTTCTACCGCTGA
- a CDS encoding TatD family hydrolase, translating to MTLVDTHAHLHFPEFAEDLDMVLARARHAGLRAIVTIGTDRDTNAAVVALAAREPDVYATVGIHPHDAGAATEADFDAMERLARGSAKVVALGEMGLDFFRDLSPRDAQERVFRRQIALARALGKPVAVHCRDAHAEVLRILAEERVADIGGVMHCFSGDVGIARRCLDLGLLISLAGPVTYKNARALPEVARFVPEDRLVVETDCPYLPPHPHRGRRNEPAWVALTAGHIAGLRGADPAALGETLTQNAAGLYHLSLS from the coding sequence ATGACGCTCGTCGACACCCACGCGCACCTGCACTTCCCCGAGTTCGCCGAGGACCTGGACATGGTCCTCGCGCGGGCCCGTCACGCCGGGTTGCGCGCGATCGTCACGATCGGCACCGACCGCGACACCAACGCCGCGGTGGTGGCGCTGGCCGCGCGGGAGCCCGACGTGTACGCCACGGTGGGCATCCACCCCCACGACGCCGGCGCGGCGACGGAGGCCGACTTCGACGCGATGGAGCGCCTCGCCCGGGGGTCCGCCAAGGTGGTGGCGCTCGGCGAGATGGGGCTCGACTTCTTCCGCGACCTCTCGCCCCGCGATGCGCAGGAGCGAGTCTTCCGGCGGCAGATCGCGCTGGCCCGAGCCCTCGGCAAGCCCGTCGCTGTCCACTGCCGCGACGCCCACGCCGAGGTGCTCCGGATCCTCGCCGAGGAGCGCGTGGCCGACATCGGCGGGGTGATGCACTGCTTCTCGGGCGACGTGGGGATCGCCCGGCGGTGCCTCGACCTGGGGCTCCTGATCTCGCTGGCGGGCCCCGTGACCTACAAGAACGCGCGCGCCTTGCCGGAGGTCGCCCGCTTCGTGCCGGAGGACCGGCTCGTGGTGGAGACCGACTGCCCGTACCTGCCGCCGCACCCGCACCGCGGCCGGAGAAACGAGCCGGCATGGGTCGCGCTCACCGCCGGGCACATCGCCGGGCTCCGGGGCGCCGATCCGGCGGCGCTGGGCGAGACGCTCACGCAGAATGCCGCAGGGCTGTACCACCTCTCACTCTCCTAG